A genome region from Geobacter pickeringii includes the following:
- a CDS encoding radical SAM protein codes for MHDPARGAPRHAHRCRHSGQSPRGGCRGARRGGGDRPRRCPDAGWGRGGFPFGAGARVPGGGVVRSSLRPPLSDLDRLPFPLRGYERAEGCDIRRQLEFIITSRGCPASCRFCSSPLFWGKSLRFRSPRSMVDEIRLLRDRYGLIYFSLRDDTFTARADRVIEFCRLLLEEQVHILWSCQSRVNCVDEEMLLWMRRAGCECVQYGVESGSERVLALLGKRITPEQVRRAARATRRAGIALSVYLIAGVPGETEEDVQATVTLVNDILPHDGQVAPLAYYPGTALFADAVREGGVPPDLFERQRGEAFYVRTDPAVTRSVETILRAVDRAGRRARFGPADFARQRQLLGFCHATALALGGWHEDRGDFGSAGDAYREITERQPENPWGWLALGGLFGEAGEIDEAERMFRRVVKLVPSHLPAYLALGDLRLMAGDRKGGRRHYERAGELDPHNGEARDRLKKLGKRE; via the coding sequence GTGCACGACCCTGCTCGGGGGGCCCCACGCCACGCACACCGCTGCCGCCATTCTGGACAGTCACCCCGAGGTGGATGCCGTGGTGCTCGGCGAGGGGGAGGAGACCGTCCTCGACGTTGCCCGGATGCTGGCTGGGGGAGGGGGGGATTTCCTTTCGGTGCCGGGGCTCGCGTCCCGGGGGGGGGAGTGGTGCGCTCTTCCCTCCGGCCCCCGCTGTCCGATCTCGACCGGTTGCCGTTTCCCCTCCGGGGGTACGAACGGGCCGAGGGGTGCGACATCCGCCGCCAGTTGGAGTTCATCATCACTTCCCGGGGATGCCCCGCGTCGTGCCGTTTCTGCTCCTCCCCCCTGTTCTGGGGCAAATCGCTCCGGTTCCGCTCTCCCCGTTCCATGGTCGACGAGATTCGCCTGCTCCGCGACCGCTACGGACTCATCTACTTTTCGCTGCGGGACGATACGTTCACGGCGCGGGCCGATCGGGTGATCGAATTCTGCCGCCTGCTGCTGGAAGAGCAGGTGCATATCCTCTGGAGCTGCCAGTCGCGCGTCAACTGCGTCGATGAGGAGATGCTCCTCTGGATGCGTCGGGCCGGCTGCGAGTGCGTCCAGTATGGTGTCGAGTCGGGATCGGAGAGGGTGCTGGCGCTGCTCGGCAAGCGGATCACACCGGAGCAGGTGCGACGTGCTGCCCGGGCCACCCGCCGGGCGGGGATCGCGCTCTCCGTCTACCTTATTGCCGGTGTTCCGGGTGAAACCGAGGAAGACGTGCAGGCCACGGTCACGCTCGTGAACGATATCCTCCCCCACGACGGACAGGTGGCCCCCCTGGCCTATTACCCCGGCACGGCCCTCTTCGCCGATGCCGTGCGGGAGGGAGGGGTCCCCCCCGATCTTTTCGAGCGGCAGCGGGGCGAGGCGTTCTATGTCCGGACCGACCCTGCCGTCACGCGCTCCGTGGAAACGATCCTCCGTGCCGTGGACCGGGCCGGACGGCGCGCCCGCTTCGGTCCGGCGGATTTCGCCCGCCAGCGGCAGCTCCTCGGTTTCTGTCACGCCACGGCGCTGGCGCTTGGGGGGTGGCATGAGGATCGCGGAGATTTCGGCTCCGCCGGCGATGCTTACCGGGAAATCACGGAACGGCAGCCGGAAAACCCGTGGGGATGGCTTGCCCTGGGGGGGCTCTTCGGCGAGGCGGGGGAGATCGACGAGGCTGAGAGGATGTTCCGGCGGGTCGTGAAGCTCGTGCCGTCCCACCTCCCCGCCTATCTGGCGCTCGGCGATCTGCGGCTCATGGCCGGGGATCGGAAGGGGGGGCGACGGCACTACGAACGTGCCGGTGAGCTCGATCCCCACAATGGGGAGGCCCGGGACCGTCTGAAGAAGCTCGGGAAAAGGGAATGA
- a CDS encoding (deoxy)nucleoside triphosphate pyrophosphohydrolase — translation MLPLIVTAAIISHGGRILLTRRKPDAPYPLLWEFPGGKLEPEEHPEACIVREVREELAMEVAVEGIYEVVYHRYPERPVMVLAYRCSWTGGELRELDVAGHCWVLPSEIPQFDLLPADIPLAERIAREFAPADTPSL, via the coding sequence ATGCTTCCCCTGATCGTCACTGCCGCCATCATCTCCCATGGTGGCCGGATACTGCTCACGCGGCGCAAGCCCGACGCCCCCTATCCCCTGCTCTGGGAGTTTCCCGGCGGCAAGCTCGAACCGGAAGAGCACCCCGAGGCCTGCATCGTCCGCGAGGTGCGGGAGGAGCTCGCCATGGAGGTGGCGGTGGAAGGGATATACGAGGTGGTGTACCACCGCTACCCCGAACGGCCCGTCATGGTCCTTGCGTACCGCTGTTCCTGGACCGGCGGGGAACTCCGGGAGCTCGACGTTGCGGGGCACTGCTGGGTTCTTCCCTCTGAGATTCCCCAGTTCGACCTCCTTCCAGCCGACATCCCCCTTGCGGAGAGGATTGCACGTGAGTTCGCCCCTGCGGATACTCCTTCTCTATAA
- a CDS encoding C40 family peptidase encodes MNIRLRLAALTVFLLVFPSLSFAAKTHKVRKNETVTSIARKYHVSAGELKAANNLAKNRVSPGTVLVIPPRTAADTSSDAPKTSASTYKVKKGDTLAKVARKTGVAEGELRRLNALRKNRLKPGQFLVLKEADPTPAAEPAPKLSLKKPLRNGELFSEKEYEQSLAELMDGDPDRPADFTKGVTLQVDGITELKKSAYSFIGTRYRFGGTTRRGLDCSSFVQHVFRELDVTLPRTAREQFQMGNAVATGDLQKGDLLFFHTYARFASHVGIYLGNNKMIHASSRDRRVVISSIDTPYYRSRFLGAKRIARVNPDTLRLDDLTAGVEEEGVEDILMNDTLGVSLLK; translated from the coding sequence ATGAACATACGATTGCGGCTTGCCGCGCTCACCGTCTTCCTGCTCGTTTTTCCTTCCCTTTCCTTTGCCGCCAAGACCCATAAAGTTCGCAAAAACGAGACCGTTACCTCCATAGCACGCAAGTATCACGTCAGTGCCGGCGAGCTCAAGGCCGCCAACAACCTCGCCAAGAACCGCGTTTCTCCCGGTACCGTCCTCGTCATCCCTCCCCGCACGGCGGCTGATACTTCCTCTGATGCTCCCAAGACTTCGGCAAGCACCTACAAGGTCAAAAAGGGGGATACCCTTGCCAAGGTGGCACGCAAGACCGGTGTTGCCGAGGGGGAACTGCGGCGGCTCAACGCGCTGCGCAAAAACCGCCTGAAGCCTGGACAGTTCCTCGTACTGAAGGAGGCCGATCCGACTCCGGCGGCGGAGCCGGCACCGAAGCTCTCCCTGAAGAAGCCCCTCAGAAATGGTGAGCTCTTCAGCGAGAAGGAATACGAGCAGAGCCTCGCAGAACTGATGGATGGCGATCCGGACCGTCCCGCCGATTTCACCAAGGGGGTAACGCTCCAGGTTGACGGTATCACAGAGCTGAAAAAGAGCGCCTACAGCTTCATCGGCACCCGGTATCGCTTCGGGGGAACGACCCGTCGTGGTCTCGACTGCTCCAGCTTTGTCCAGCACGTGTTCCGGGAGCTGGACGTAACCCTCCCCCGCACCGCCCGCGAGCAGTTCCAGATGGGGAACGCGGTGGCCACGGGCGACCTGCAGAAGGGCGATCTGCTCTTTTTTCACACCTACGCGCGCTTTGCCTCCCACGTCGGCATCTATCTCGGCAACAACAAGATGATCCATGCCTCGTCCCGCGACCGGCGCGTCGTGATTTCCTCCATTGATACCCCTTACTACCGTTCACGGTTCCTGGGGGCCAAGCGGATCGCCAGGGTCAATCCCGACACCCTCAGGCTTGATGACCTGACCGCCGGGGTCGAGGAGGAAGGGGTTGAGGATATCCTGATGAACGACACCCTTGGGGTCAGCCTGCTCAAGTAA